One segment of Dolichospermum sp. DET69 DNA contains the following:
- a CDS encoding 2-oxoisovalerate dehydrogenase E1 subunit beta — translation MIKIVFLVEDDPDGGYTATALGQSIFTQADDIETLRIMISDAVHCHFPDKQKRTKIIQVQNIF, via the coding sequence ATGATTAAAATTGTATTTCTCGTTGAAGATGATCCAGATGGTGGTTATACAGCCACAGCATTAGGCCAATCAATTTTTACTCAAGCTGATGATATCGAAACACTACGAATAATGATTTCTGATGCTGTTCACTGTCATTTTCCCGATAAACAAAAGCGGACTAAAATTATTCAGGTACAAAACATTTTCTAA
- a CDS encoding DUF3368 domain-containing protein: MPNTSEIVINTSPLIAIVAAIGYFNVLQSLYTTVIVPFEVSQEIIIGGTTGLGVTEFKADFWLQKQTVPVNISPILLNSLDVGEASVIQLALNKNISTVCIDEAVGRRIARLSGLAVTGSIGILLRAKKEGYPLSIKTAIEKMLNHNIRLSQRVIDFALKEAGKF; encoded by the coding sequence ATGCCTAACACCAGTGAAATTGTTATTAATACTTCTCCTTTAATTGCTATTGTTGCTGCTATCGGGTACTTTAATGTTTTACAATCTTTATATACAACTGTTATTGTTCCCTTTGAAGTTTCTCAAGAAATAATCATTGGTGGTACAACAGGTTTGGGTGTAACTGAATTTAAAGCTGATTTTTGGCTACAAAAGCAAACTGTTCCTGTAAATATTTCTCCTATACTTCTGAATTCTTTAGATGTAGGAGAAGCTTCTGTAATTCAATTAGCATTAAATAAAAATATTTCTACAGTCTGTATAGATGAAGCGGTAGGAAGAAGAATAGCTAGATTAAGTGGTCTTGCAGTTACGGGTTCAATTGGAATTTTGCTACGTGCTAAAAAAGAAGGATATCCCCTATCTATCAAAACTGCGATTGAAAAAATGCTCAATCACAATATTCGTTTAAGTCAACGAGTGATTGATTTCGCACTTAAAGAAGCTGGAAAATTTTAA
- a CDS encoding DUF1517 domain-containing protein: MFNRMMGKTRYVVCRLFLHLQGSDVAPILGVLNRSARTAIDADGDLEVSGEELVQLCQTFLQYDEYWFSAANEGDVLWNEGETGDYVNELFTDSAQRYGANLDFNANSSNQPLSLPVTRNIIIMITVAAEGEVPELETDLANIPALKAALKALINLHYKHKLRAIQVHFSPAQLGDELSSDQLLEYYPELIPL; encoded by the coding sequence ATGTTTAATCGCATGATGGGTAAAACTCGCTATGTTGTCTGTCGTTTATTTTTGCATTTACAAGGATCAGACGTAGCCCCGATACTAGGTGTCCTCAATCGTAGCGCTCGAACAGCAATTGATGCTGATGGTGATCTAGAAGTCTCAGGAGAAGAATTGGTGCAACTGTGCCAAACTTTCCTGCAATATGACGAATATTGGTTCTCTGCTGCTAATGAAGGTGATGTTTTGTGGAATGAAGGGGAAACAGGAGATTACGTTAATGAATTATTCACAGACTCAGCCCAAAGATATGGGGCTAATCTTGATTTTAATGCCAATTCCTCAAATCAGCCCTTATCACTCCCTGTCACCCGTAACATCATTATCATGATTACAGTTGCGGCTGAAGGAGAAGTTCCCGAGTTAGAAACTGATTTGGCGAATATTCCAGCCTTAAAAGCAGCTTTAAAAGCCCTAATTAATTTACACTACAAACATAAACTCCGCGCTATCCAAGTCCATTTTTCTCCCGCTCAATTAGGTGATGAACTTTCTAGTGATCAATTATTAGAGTATTACCCTGAATTGATTCCATTGTAA
- a CDS encoding prephenate/arogenate dehydrogenase translates to MKIGILGLGLIGGCLGFDLRSQGHYVLGVSRRESTCEKAINLGSVDQASLDLSLLASAEVVFICTPIGLIVPQVKELITHLPKTTIITDVGSVKTPIVEGISPLWENFIGGHPMAGKTDVGIEAAQRNLFFNRPYVLTPTGITPSNVVIIVEEIVRSLGSIIYHCQPEQHDRAVSWISHLPVMVSASLIAACLSETDPEIAALAQNFASSGFRDTSRVGGGNPELGVMMAQYNRQALLHSLNQYRENLDEFIQIIEQEKWELLAEKFKFNQQARPDFVE, encoded by the coding sequence ATGAAAATTGGTATTCTAGGATTAGGGCTGATTGGTGGTTGTTTAGGTTTCGATTTACGTTCGCAAGGACACTATGTTTTAGGTGTGAGCCGTCGTGAATCAACCTGTGAAAAAGCTATTAACCTTGGTAGTGTTGATCAAGCGTCCTTGGATTTGAGTTTGTTGGCATCAGCCGAAGTTGTATTTATTTGTACTCCTATAGGATTGATAGTGCCTCAAGTGAAAGAGTTAATAACTCATTTACCAAAAACTACTATTATCACTGATGTTGGTTCAGTTAAAACACCTATAGTTGAGGGAATTTCTCCTTTGTGGGAGAATTTTATCGGTGGTCATCCGATGGCAGGAAAAACAGATGTCGGTATAGAAGCAGCACAGCGGAACTTGTTTTTCAATCGGCCGTATGTATTGACACCAACAGGGATAACACCTAGTAATGTTGTGATAATTGTAGAAGAAATTGTGCGATCGCTCGGTTCTATTATTTATCATTGTCAACCAGAACAACATGACCGGGCTGTAAGTTGGATTTCTCATTTACCTGTCATGGTTAGTGCTTCTTTAATAGCAGCTTGTTTAAGTGAAACAGATCCAGAAATCGCCGCATTAGCCCAAAATTTTGCCAGTTCAGGGTTTCGGGATACTAGTAGAGTCGGAGGAGGAAATCCCGAATTAGGAGTAATGATGGCACAATATAATCGTCAGGCATTGTTACATTCTCTAAATCAATACCGCGAAAATTTAGACGAATTTATTCAGATAATTGAGCAGGAAAAGTGGGAATTATTGGCAGAAAAGTTTAAATTCAATCAACAAGCGCGTCCTGATTTTGTAGAATAA
- a CDS encoding S41 family peptidase has translation MNQSAKRYSPLQAALIGGAIATTATISVFGQAWTRSVHAALQDSPKALVDQVWQLVNREYVDEKFNQQDWQAIRQSLLSKDYTSKDEAYVAIREALQKLGDPYTRFMNPKQYESLTNQTSGEVSGIGIRMQINEKTKRLTVIEAIENSPALKAGLKSGDEILAIDGKSTLKMTVEDASKLIRGRIGTSVRLDLERPSNKFNVKLTRATIEVPTVRYTLKQETGRRVGYIKLQEFSSHAADQMRVAIRKLNDQKVDSYVLDLRGNPGGLLNASIEIARMWLDDGHIVKTVDRKGSSSQTTANRTAITKLPLAILVDGNSASASEILTGALKDNKRAVVVGSQTFGKALVQSVHELGDGSGLAVTIAHYYTPNGTDINHKGIAPDIKLDLTQTQERELASNPNLVGTNSDPQYSRAIAVLSNGKLAQSQSMNVSAKDLKF, from the coding sequence ATGAACCAATCTGCGAAACGTTACTCACCGCTCCAAGCTGCCTTGATTGGTGGAGCGATCGCCACAACTGCTACTATATCTGTATTCGGTCAGGCTTGGACACGCTCAGTTCATGCTGCTTTACAAGATAGTCCTAAAGCATTAGTTGACCAAGTTTGGCAGTTGGTGAATCGTGAATATGTTGATGAAAAATTTAATCAGCAAGATTGGCAAGCAATCAGGCAAAGCCTATTAAGTAAAGATTATACTTCTAAAGATGAAGCTTATGTAGCCATCCGTGAAGCTTTGCAAAAGCTAGGTGATCCCTACACACGGTTTATGAACCCCAAACAATACGAATCCCTAACCAACCAAACATCTGGGGAAGTATCCGGGATTGGTATTCGGATGCAAATCAACGAAAAAACCAAGCGTCTAACGGTAATAGAAGCTATAGAAAATTCTCCAGCCCTCAAAGCCGGACTCAAATCAGGTGATGAGATTTTAGCAATTGATGGTAAATCTACCCTGAAAATGACGGTAGAAGATGCTTCAAAATTGATTCGTGGTCGGATAGGTACTTCTGTGAGATTGGACTTAGAAAGACCAAGTAACAAATTTAACGTTAAATTAACGAGAGCAACAATAGAAGTTCCCACAGTCCGGTATACCCTGAAACAAGAAACTGGTCGGCGAGTTGGGTATATTAAATTACAAGAATTTAGCTCTCACGCTGCGGATCAAATGCGTGTAGCCATTCGCAAGTTGAACGACCAAAAAGTTGATTCCTACGTTTTAGATTTACGAGGTAATCCTGGTGGTCTATTAAATGCGAGTATAGAAATTGCCAGAATGTGGCTAGATGACGGACATATCGTCAAAACCGTGGACCGCAAAGGATCAAGTTCTCAAACAACAGCTAACCGTACAGCTATTACCAAACTCCCCTTAGCAATTTTAGTTGATGGTAATTCCGCTAGTGCTAGTGAAATCCTCACCGGCGCACTTAAAGATAATAAACGCGCTGTGGTTGTTGGTAGTCAAACCTTCGGTAAAGCTTTAGTACAGTCAGTCCATGAATTAGGGGATGGTTCAGGTCTAGCTGTCACCATTGCCCATTACTATACACCGAATGGTACAGATATCAATCATAAAGGGATTGCACCAGATATTAAGCTCGACTTGACACAAACCCAAGAACGTGAATTAGCTTCTAATCCAAATTTAGTTGGTACAAATAGCGATCCCCAATATAGCCGCGCTATTGCTGTTCTTTCTAATGGCAAATTAGCACAATCACAGTCTATGAATGTCAGTGCTAAAGACCTGAAATTTTAG
- a CDS encoding type II toxin-antitoxin system VapC family toxin, translating into MKLLLDTHIFLWLIDNDGRLSDYFCQELKNPNNERFLSVASIWECVIKYQQGKLSFPNSPEIYLPEQRRKHLIKSLVVDENSIAQLINLPSLHRDPFDRLLISQALQHDLIMVTEDRAILAYPMIKFLDSN; encoded by the coding sequence ATGAAACTATTGTTAGATACTCATATTTTTCTCTGGTTGATTGACAATGATGGGCGGTTGTCAGATTACTTTTGCCAAGAACTCAAAAATCCCAATAATGAAAGATTTTTGAGCGTTGCCTCAATTTGGGAATGCGTCATTAAATATCAACAAGGAAAACTTTCTTTTCCTAATTCTCCTGAAATATATCTTCCTGAGCAAAGAAGAAAGCACTTAATTAAAAGTCTTGTGGTTGATGAAAATAGCATTGCTCAATTGATTAATCTGCCATCACTTCATCGAGATCCATTTGACCGTTTGTTAATATCTCAAGCTTTACAACATGATTTAATTATGGTGACTGAAGATCGAGCAATTTTGGCTTATCCTATGATTAAGTTTTTGGATTCAAACTAG
- the ychF gene encoding redox-regulated ATPase YchF — protein MLRAGIVGLPNVGKSTLFNAVVANAKAEAANFPFCTIEPNVGMVSVPDDRLNVLSQIATSVQIVPARVEFVDIAGLVKGASQGEGLGNQFLSHIREVDAIVHVVRCFENDDIIHVAGSVDPARDIEIINLELGLSDLFQIEKRIERTRKLARTSKDAQFEVTILEKLAAALNEGKSVRQVSLNAEEAEIIKGLGLLTNKPIIYAANVSEEDLATGNDFVEKVRVVAAVENAQVVIVSAQVEAELVELPEADKADFLESLGVKEGGLKSLIRATYTLLGLRTYFTCGPKETRAWTINAGMSAPQAAGVIHSDFERGFIRAETVAYNDLVTHGSMNAAKEKGLVRSEGKEYIVQEGDVLLFRFNV, from the coding sequence ATGCTAAGAGCCGGAATTGTCGGACTTCCCAACGTCGGAAAATCAACCTTATTTAACGCTGTAGTTGCTAATGCTAAAGCTGAAGCCGCTAATTTCCCATTTTGCACCATTGAACCAAATGTTGGTATGGTATCAGTCCCAGATGACCGATTAAACGTTCTGTCCCAGATTGCCACCTCAGTCCAAATAGTCCCCGCTCGTGTCGAATTTGTGGATATTGCTGGTTTAGTCAAAGGTGCAAGTCAAGGAGAAGGACTAGGGAATCAATTTTTATCCCACATTCGGGAAGTTGATGCCATAGTTCATGTTGTCCGTTGTTTTGAAAATGATGATATTATTCACGTAGCTGGTTCTGTAGACCCAGCCAGAGATATTGAAATCATTAATTTAGAACTGGGTTTATCTGATTTATTTCAAATTGAAAAACGCATTGAGAGAACTCGCAAACTTGCCCGCACTAGCAAAGATGCCCAGTTTGAAGTAACAATTCTAGAAAAATTAGCCGCTGCTTTAAATGAAGGTAAATCTGTCCGTCAAGTCAGTTTAAATGCCGAAGAAGCCGAAATTATTAAAGGTTTAGGACTACTTACCAATAAACCAATTATTTACGCTGCTAATGTTTCTGAAGAAGACTTAGCAACAGGTAATGATTTTGTCGAAAAAGTGCGCGTTGTTGCTGCGGTCGAAAATGCTCAAGTTGTCATAGTTTCTGCCCAAGTAGAAGCAGAATTAGTGGAATTACCAGAAGCAGATAAAGCTGATTTTCTGGAATCTTTGGGTGTAAAAGAAGGTGGTTTAAAATCCTTGATTCGGGCAACTTACACCCTCTTAGGTTTGCGGACTTATTTTACCTGTGGTCCCAAAGAAACTCGTGCTTGGACAATTAATGCGGGAATGTCTGCACCTCAAGCCGCAGGAGTAATTCACTCTGATTTTGAACGGGGATTTATTCGCGCAGAAACTGTGGCTTATAATGATTTAGTTACGCACGGTTCAATGAATGCAGCCAAGGAAAAAGGCTTGGTCAGAAGTGAAGGGAAAGAGTATATTGTCCAAGAAGGCGATGTGTTATTATTTCGATTTAATGTGTAG
- a CDS encoding FAD-dependent oxidoreductase: MKIAIIGGGASGMVTAYLLNKKGHNVTVFEKQPILGGHIRTLNKNVKSNKVDPNQFLEAGVLEFPDNFYNFRELMKELDVELEPVEVGSAIFWQNGHHLFSGLMIQNNFTGIQRVIEQLKLNTLYASSAALWVRSHFSQRQDLYNQSLSQYLNCQSIRNDWIKLLTMYCYSIPFEFIDNVPAELVIPVLQDYVFVKWLRIKGGVYSYIEKIRERFQGEILLNVDIAEIYRQSDSVQIRLSDDANYLFDKVVFATPPDQVIQLLSDSTKDEIKWFSAWQKNQAKTVIHTDSSMYARYGIKEYSEFDFFQTHKGWGYNAYLNRLCAISLSPAYSLAFKLDHLIAEEKIIHIQEHHTPLYTVESFRYRNEIMMTNGDNNTYHAGAYLGDGLHEGAITSAIRVAELIR; the protein is encoded by the coding sequence ATGAAAATAGCAATTATTGGTGGTGGTGCAAGCGGAATGGTAACGGCATATCTGCTCAATAAAAAAGGTCATAATGTGACAGTTTTTGAAAAACAGCCAATATTAGGTGGTCATATTCGGACATTAAATAAAAATGTTAAATCCAATAAAGTTGACCCTAACCAATTTTTAGAAGCTGGTGTTCTGGAATTTCCTGATAATTTTTATAATTTCCGAGAATTGATGAAAGAATTGGATGTGGAATTAGAACCAGTAGAAGTTGGTTCAGCAATTTTCTGGCAAAATGGTCATCATTTATTTTCCGGTTTAATGATTCAAAATAACTTTACAGGAATTCAGCGAGTAATTGAACAGTTGAAGCTAAATACTCTCTATGCTAGTTCTGCTGCACTATGGGTGAGATCACATTTTTCTCAAAGACAAGACCTGTATAATCAATCATTATCTCAATATTTAAACTGCCAGTCTATCCGTAACGACTGGATAAAATTACTGACAATGTACTGTTACTCAATCCCCTTTGAATTCATTGATAATGTGCCTGCGGAACTGGTAATTCCTGTTTTACAAGATTATGTATTTGTTAAGTGGTTGAGAATTAAAGGAGGAGTGTATTCCTATATTGAAAAAATCCGAGAACGTTTTCAAGGTGAAATCTTGCTGAATGTTGATATTGCAGAAATTTATAGACAATCTGATTCTGTTCAAATTAGGCTATCAGATGATGCAAACTATCTGTTTGATAAAGTAGTTTTTGCAACGCCACCCGACCAGGTAATCCAGTTATTATCTGACTCAACAAAAGATGAAATTAAATGGTTTTCTGCATGGCAAAAAAACCAGGCTAAAACAGTGATTCATACCGATAGTTCAATGTATGCCAGATATGGCATTAAAGAATATTCAGAATTTGATTTTTTTCAAACTCACAAAGGCTGGGGATATAATGCTTATCTGAATCGGCTTTGTGCCATATCATTATCACCTGCATACAGCCTGGCTTTTAAATTAGATCACTTGATAGCTGAAGAAAAAATTATCCATATTCAAGAACACCACACGCCTCTTTACACCGTTGAATCTTTCCGTTACAGAAACGAAATTATGATGACAAATGGTGATAACAATACCTACCATGCAGGAGCTTACTTAGGTGATGGTTTACATGAAGGTGCTATCACTTCGGCAATTCGAGTTGCTGAGTTAATTAGATAA
- a CDS encoding NAD(P)/FAD-dependent oxidoreductase — protein MKTDYLIVGSGLSALVFGSLMAKSGKKVQILEAHEHPGGFGHTFTIANKYKFNAQLHYVWDCGEGYTVNRVLKQLNLDQKVTFERYNPDGFDHMKMPGYSLEIPSSSSELIRRLSYLFPEDSESICKFILEVEKTSAGVKKLSPPINPVELFKHFSEVSCAVMYLKSTLQDVFDKFNLPKEAQTLLALQWPDFLLPPDQVSFFAWVILFTGYQQGAFYPTQHFEYVINSLVKVIEENGGEVLLNQEVTDFKLINKTITGVETIDRITHQIREFTAETIICNIDPQKAAQMIGLEHFSQTVRNKLNYEYSPSNYMAYCVVKDIDLRDYGFGKWNTFHTGHQDLNAAFYQMYENHDFSNPSFAITTPTLITENQGDCPEGHQIIEFLTVANYDYFKNLKETDKKAYRAKKEEILDFILDVVEKNYIPNLRKHLVLKMTGSPTTNERFCWCPQGNSYGSNLTPGNMGIGRLNHQTSLNNFYFCNASSGYPGFAPTFWTGASLYQRLSGDLILSL, from the coding sequence ATGAAAACGGATTACCTAATTGTCGGCAGTGGCTTGTCAGCATTAGTATTTGGGTCTTTAATGGCAAAATCCGGGAAGAAAGTGCAAATACTGGAAGCTCATGAACATCCAGGAGGCTTTGGTCACACATTTACAATTGCGAATAAATATAAATTTAATGCCCAACTACATTACGTTTGGGATTGCGGTGAAGGATACACTGTCAATCGGGTTCTCAAGCAACTAAATTTAGATCAAAAAGTCACCTTTGAAAGATACAATCCTGATGGTTTTGACCACATGAAAATGCCAGGATATTCACTGGAGATACCCTCATCATCATCAGAATTAATTCGACGGCTATCTTATCTTTTTCCCGAAGATAGCGAAAGCATTTGTAAATTTATTTTGGAAGTCGAAAAAACCAGCGCGGGAGTAAAAAAATTATCACCTCCCATAAATCCGGTTGAATTATTCAAACATTTCAGTGAAGTTTCCTGTGCCGTGATGTATCTTAAAAGTACGCTTCAGGATGTGTTCGACAAATTCAACCTCCCCAAAGAAGCACAAACTTTATTAGCATTGCAATGGCCTGATTTTTTATTACCCCCAGATCAAGTTTCCTTTTTTGCTTGGGTGATTTTGTTTACTGGATATCAACAAGGAGCTTTTTACCCGACCCAACATTTTGAGTATGTAATTAATTCCTTAGTTAAAGTGATTGAAGAAAATGGTGGTGAGGTATTACTCAATCAAGAAGTAACTGATTTTAAATTAATAAATAAAACAATAACTGGGGTTGAGACAATTGATAGAATTACCCATCAAATTCGTGAATTTACTGCTGAAACAATCATCTGTAATATTGATCCTCAAAAAGCTGCCCAGATGATTGGATTAGAACACTTCTCTCAGACAGTCCGCAACAAGCTTAATTATGAGTATTCCCCATCTAATTATATGGCTTATTGCGTTGTTAAAGATATTGATCTGCGAGACTATGGTTTTGGCAAATGGAATACCTTTCATACAGGTCATCAAGATTTAAATGCCGCATTTTATCAAATGTATGAAAACCATGATTTTTCTAATCCCAGTTTTGCCATTACCACACCTACATTAATAACAGAAAATCAGGGCGACTGTCCAGAAGGACATCAAATCATTGAATTTTTAACCGTTGCTAATTATGATTACTTCAAAAACTTGAAAGAAACAGATAAAAAGGCTTACAGAGCTAAAAAAGAAGAAATCTTAGATTTCATTCTTGATGTGGTTGAAAAAAACTATATTCCCAATCTGAGAAAACATCTAGTTTTAAAAATGACTGGTAGTCCGACAACAAATGAGCGATTTTGTTGGTGTCCCCAAGGTAATTCCTATGGTTCCAATCTCACTCCTGGCAATATGGGAATTGGCAGACTAAATCATCAAACATCTTTAAATAATTTCTATTTTTGTAATGCTTCATCTGGTTATCCCGGTTTTGCTCCGACATTTTGGACTGGGGCAAGTCTTTATCAAAGATTATCAGGGGATTTGATTTTATCACTTTAA
- a CDS encoding transposase, with translation MLLCFKTALIPNNGQVTAFRKASGVARHAYNWANAQIKDILAAQKEGEKLKLPSAIDLHKRLIAEVKSEHIWYYEVNKNVPQKALADLRQAWDRCFSKTSKQPRFKKKGQHDSFYLESGTKAKPAIKNDGKRIKLPSIGWVRLAEPLPIIATHNCVISRQADKWFISVKYEVEKPPILADRPTIGVDIGIKELAVCSNGEVFDNPKAYRRMSKRMKRLQRNVSRKIKGSNNRKKAVRKLAKLHAKVSNIRKDSIHKLTYYLAKNHSIIKIEDLHVKAFLKNHKLAGAIADCGMYEFKRQLEYKTEKFGSELILVDRFFPSSQICSNCGNHRHKMPLKSRVYVCPDCGHTEDRDLNAAKNIDRWFVDIFIPVA, from the coding sequence ATGCTTCTGTGTTTCAAAACCGCGTTAATTCCAAATAACGGACAGGTTACAGCTTTTCGTAAAGCATCTGGAGTAGCTAGACACGCCTATAACTGGGCAAATGCTCAAATCAAGGATATTTTAGCTGCTCAAAAAGAAGGCGAAAAACTTAAATTACCCTCAGCAATAGACTTGCATAAGCGATTAATTGCTGAGGTAAAATCTGAGCATATTTGGTATTACGAAGTTAATAAAAATGTTCCTCAGAAGGCGTTAGCTGATTTACGCCAGGCTTGGGATAGGTGTTTTTCCAAAACATCAAAACAACCACGATTCAAGAAAAAAGGACAACACGATTCTTTCTATTTAGAATCAGGAACTAAGGCGAAACCAGCGATTAAAAATGATGGTAAAAGAATTAAATTACCGTCAATTGGCTGGGTACGTTTAGCAGAACCTTTACCGATTATAGCAACTCATAATTGCGTGATTTCTAGACAGGCTGATAAATGGTTTATTTCTGTTAAATACGAAGTTGAAAAACCTCCTATACTTGCAGACCGACCGACCATTGGCGTTGACATCGGTATCAAAGAATTAGCAGTTTGCAGTAATGGTGAAGTATTCGATAATCCTAAAGCCTACCGCCGCATGAGTAAACGCATGAAACGTTTACAGCGTAATGTGAGCAGGAAAATTAAAGGCTCTAATAACCGTAAAAAAGCTGTGAGAAAATTAGCTAAATTACACGCCAAAGTTTCTAATATTCGCAAGGATTCTATTCACAAATTAACCTACTATCTAGCTAAAAACCACAGCATAATTAAGATAGAAGATTTGCACGTTAAGGCATTTTTGAAGAACCACAAATTAGCAGGTGCAATTGCAGATTGTGGGATGTATGAATTTAAAAGGCAATTAGAGTACAAAACTGAGAAGTTTGGCAGTGAATTAATCCTTGTAGATAGATTCTTTCCTAGTTCGCAAATATGCTCTAACTGCGGTAATCATCGTCATAAAATGCCATTAAAAAGCCGCGTTTATGTTTGTCCTGATTGTGGACATACAGAGGATCGTGACCTCAACGCAGCTAAGAATATTGACCGATGGTTTGTGGATATTTTTATCCCTGTAGCGTAG
- a CDS encoding UPF0175 family protein, with amino-acid sequence MSLQLQINYPETLPDAVGKTREQFEQEAKWAMAVKLYEMKRLSSGMAAALLGVERVTFILKLNDYGVPLIDLSAEELLSDIENA; translated from the coding sequence ATGTCTTTGCAACTCCAAATTAACTATCCCGAAACTTTACCTGATGCTGTTGGTAAAACTAGAGAACAGTTTGAACAAGAAGCAAAATGGGCAATGGCAGTTAAACTATATGAAATGAAACGTCTTTCTTCTGGTATGGCTGCGGCTTTATTAGGAGTAGAGAGAGTAACTTTTATCCTTAAATTAAATGATTATGGAGTGCCATTAATTGATTTAAGTGCAGAGGAATTATTATCAGATATAGAAAATGCCTAA
- a CDS encoding ISH3 family transposase — translation MTVSSLTKATRGESTEELVLTDSETLDEVIQCLVENFSIETQGACDQQTLFEILVKAASTGDSIENTAKLLKNIPTANDIRYHLNKINNFEELEAQINQALKSRIPLGLKKGCLKIAIDLNLICYYGQPTSSELPYIYRSEAKSGTNSFYAYATLYVISNNKRVTLAIRGVRQLDTSVALITYLLAELESLKINVKKLYLDRGFFNTPVIRWLQALDIPFLMPAIKTGKKGGIKQFLKGKKSYKTTYTITRDKDDFVTFDLWIVCKYRKGKHKKHGVQYFVYVAYKVKTNLNYIYQDYRKRFGIETSYRLKNICRIKTNNKNPVLRLLFIGISFLLINIWVNLLWLKISRKRKGSRLIYRTLFTLKQMLAFLSQALQKKYQVVESIYIPSG, via the coding sequence TTGACTGTTTCATCTCTAACAAAAGCCACGCGGGGCGAGTCTACAGAAGAACTCGTTTTAACCGACTCAGAAACTCTTGATGAGGTTATTCAGTGTTTAGTAGAAAATTTTTCGATTGAAACGCAAGGAGCCTGTGACCAACAAACTTTATTCGAGATTCTGGTTAAAGCAGCCAGCACTGGAGACAGTATTGAAAACACAGCTAAATTGTTAAAAAATATTCCGACAGCTAATGATATTAGATATCATCTCAATAAAATTAACAATTTTGAGGAATTAGAAGCGCAAATAAATCAAGCATTAAAAAGTCGAATTCCTTTAGGATTAAAAAAAGGGTGTTTGAAAATAGCGATTGATTTAAATTTAATTTGTTATTATGGTCAACCAACATCGTCAGAATTACCCTACATATATCGAAGTGAAGCTAAATCTGGTACTAATTCATTTTATGCCTATGCCACTTTATATGTTATTAGTAATAATAAGCGTGTAACTCTAGCAATAAGAGGTGTTCGCCAATTAGATACTAGTGTGGCTTTAATTACTTATTTATTAGCAGAACTTGAATCCCTAAAAATAAATGTAAAAAAACTCTATTTGGATAGGGGATTTTTTAATACTCCTGTAATTAGATGGTTACAGGCATTAGATATTCCCTTTCTTATGCCTGCTATCAAGACTGGAAAAAAAGGAGGAATCAAACAATTCCTCAAGGGTAAAAAAAGTTATAAAACTACCTATACTATTACAAGAGACAAAGATGATTTTGTCACATTTGATTTATGGATCGTCTGTAAATATAGAAAGGGAAAGCATAAAAAGCATGGGGTTCAATACTTTGTTTATGTTGCTTATAAGGTCAAAACAAATTTAAATTATATCTATCAAGATTATCGAAAAAGATTTGGCATTGAAACCAGTTATCGTCTGAAAAATATTTGTCGAATTAAGACGAATAACAAAAATCCAGTCTTGAGATTACTATTCATTGGAATATCCTTTCTTCTAATTAACATCTGGGTGAATCTACTATGGCTCAAAATCAGTCGTAAAAGGAAAGGTAGTAGATTAATTTATCGCACACTTTTTACACTCAAACAGATGTTAGCCTTTTTATCTCAAGCCCTACAGAAGAAATATCAAGTCGTTGAAAGCATTTATATTCCATCCGGTTAG
- a CDS encoding VOC family protein yields the protein MTITLNHTIVPAHDKEASAQFFAQIFGLMVEPPLAHFAVVRVNDQLTFDFDNRENFESHHYAFHVNDEEFDLIFARVKEMGLEYSSDPMHQHQGEINHRASGRGFYFYDPNGHNLELLTRE from the coding sequence ATGACAATTACCCTTAATCACACTATAGTACCTGCACACGATAAGGAAGCATCTGCACAGTTTTTTGCCCAGATTTTCGGTTTAATGGTAGAGCCTCCTCTGGCTCACTTTGCTGTTGTCCGTGTCAATGATCAATTGACCTTTGATTTTGATAACAGAGAGAATTTCGAGTCACATCATTATGCTTTTCATGTTAATGATGAAGAATTTGATCTAATTTTTGCACGGGTTAAAGAAATGGGTTTGGAATACAGTAGCGACCCTATGCACCAACATCAAGGTGAAATAAATCATAGAGCTAGTGGTCGAGGTTTTTATTTTTATGATCCCAATGGTCATAATTTGGAATTGCTGACCCGTGAATAA